The DNA region AGGAAAACTCACCCCCTATTGTCAAAGACTACCTTCATAACACATTGGGAGAAGAGTTTGAGCATTTCGGGTAAGTGGATTGATTTCTGTTGAGAAATCTCACATTAACTAAAGATATGGTCAAATAAATGTTTAAAAGGATAAAAAATCATCACCCCTAAGTTAGCTTTTGCGGCCGAGTTAGGCCTAATATAAATTCAAAGAATTCCCTCATGCTTAGCCTTGGTTCTAAATTGTGTGTTTTCATGTGAAACAGGAATGTTTATCAAGAGTACTGTGAAGCCATGAGCAATCTTTCTTTGGGGATAATGGAGCTTCTTGGATTGAGCCTTGGAGTTGAAAAATCCTGTTTTAGAGAGTTCTTTGAAGAGAACAGGTCAATAATGAGGCTCAATTACTACcctccttgtcaaaaacctgaCCTTACTTTAGGCACTGGACCTCACTGTGATCCAACATCTCTAACCATTCTTCACCAGGACCAAGTTGGAGGCCTGCAAGTTTTTGTTGATAATCAGTGGCATTCCATTAGCCCAAATTTCAATGCCTTTGTTGTCAACATTGGTGACACCTTCATGGTAAGCTTATTAGTGTTTGAATGAATTCTAGACAGTGAGCTAAAATCATGATGGACAGAAGCATTTTTTCTTAGCTTTTACGGTTGTCCACTGTGATTTTAGTTTCACACTGATTTTCAATGAGCTTGAATTATGGCCCTTGATTTCATATTTGATGTTACTGAACATTTGTTTCACTTTCAATTTATTAGGCTCTTTCAAATGGGAGATACAAGAGTTGTTTGCATAGGGCAGTGGTAAACAGCAAGACACCAAGAAAATCTCTTGCTTTCTTTTTGTGTCCAAAAGGTGATAAGGTGATTACTCCACCAAGTGAATTGGTGGATGATTTGACTCCAAGGACCTACCCAGATTTTACATGGCCTATGCTGCTTGAGTTCACTCAGAAACATTACAGAGCTGACATGAAAACACTTGAGGCATTCACCAACTGGCTTCAACAGAATAGGACCTGAGATATAAAGCACATGAATGGATGGCACACTATCAGCTATTGATGACCACATAAAGAAAGTGGTTAATCAGGTCGAAGTGTAATTTGGTGGTGGAATCAAAATTGAAAGAAGAAACACAGTTTCTTCATATTTTGAGTGGGCCACACTGGTGATGAGTCTTGAACAAAGGAGGGAACATAAAATAGTCATAAGGAATCAATAAGATAAAATCGCCAGCTAATTTTGTAATATTTCTTGGATGATATAGAAAGGTTATTAACTTTGCAATCCCTTTTTGTTTAACTTGCATAACGACCTATTAGATGGCAAATCCAAGCAAAAAATTCAATGGATTGGCCAAattctttttttgttacatcggaaaaaaacaacaacaagaacaacTACAACGCAGCCAAACGATCCCTCATAATGAGGGTTTCAAGCTCCATAGGCGGAGTATCTAGCAGACAAAAAGGCAGTTCTGGGTTCGAAGCTCCTCTTTTGGCTAACCAGTCAGCAGGCATGTTACAATCACGGCTGAAGGCACTCAAAGAGACTCTCCACGGTCTATCTAATAACTGAATAATATCATCCAAGATAGGGAGGAAACGTCTGCTGTCAACCTCTCCCAAGGATTTTAGAAGCTCACCACAATCCAAATTGCAAATCACATCTCTGAAGCCTGCATCCCAAGTTATCTGTAATCCTAATTTCAAGGCCCAAGCTTCTGATAACAGTGGGTTCCCTCCTGCTTGGAAAGCCTGGAAACCTCTCACCCACTGCCCTAGCTCATCCCGCAGCAACCCTCCTGCCCCCATACAATGCTCATGGCTTCGATAGCTACCATCCACACACAGACTAACATAACCCGTTGGTGGCAGCTTCCATCTACTGCAGAGCCACCCTACTTCCGTCGGTTGAAGGCCTCTATCCATGGCTTTTACGGTATCATCATGCTCATGGCAAATGCGCCGCCATGCTTCTTGGAGGGGCCAAGGAGATGGTTCAAAAACCATGTTGTTTCTCCACTTCCAGATTCCCCAGAGGCAGAGCATGAATTTCACGCCGTGCACCCCCTGAGCTTGACGCCGCACCCAATGTCTGTAGTCTTGAGCTAGAAAACCCGGCCACCTCAGGGCTCCTGCCATTCTCCAAATTTCCCTAGAGTGTGGGCAGTCTCTAAGACAGTGGATAATGTCTTCCTCCATCGCTGAGCACCTTCCGCAGGCCGGTGAGTCCGTCAAATTGCACTTGAAGCGATATTGGTTCACTTGAATAGAGTTATGCATCACCAACCAGATAAAAAGACGCACTTTCTCTGGGATTTTCGTGTGCCAAATCCAGCGCCAATCCTCTGACGTTGTTGCCGGCGGCTGGGCCTGGTTTCTCAGCCAAAGGTAAGCGTCCCGGACCGTGTAGCAACCCTTGTCACTGGGTTTCCAAATCCAAGTATCTCGCCGCCCCTGGGTAACTCGCGGCTCTATACGCTGCAGCTGCTGGAGGAAGTCAGTGGGCATGGCAGTAAGGAGGCGATCAAGATTCCACACTCCACCAGCGATGATGTCCTTCAAGGCTAAATCGGTGTCGTGGATGTCAACATACGGTATCTGGTTTGCCAAGTTTCCGTTGCCGCTCCAATCAGCGTACCACAGTGAGGTATTACCCTCACCTAAACGATACTGGAAGCCTGACTTCAACTGGTCTCTAGCTTTGAGCAGCCCCTTCCACACATGAGAATCTGATGGCTTAGCTTGGACCTGCAAAATAGAAGATTTACTCAAGTATTTATGTTTAAGGGCTTGGACCCACAGCTTTTGAGGATTATGGAAGATGCTCCATATAGCTTTGCCAAGCAGTGCTGTGTTGACCTGGTTCATATCACGAAGAGCCAAACCTCCTTCGTTCTTGGGCCTGGTTACCTTGCCCCATCCCACAAGATGCCAACCTCGCGCTCCCTCCTTGCTCCCCCAAATAAAGGAACGCGTGATCTTGTTGATGCGACCTGTCACACAGCGAGGAAGATTGAAAACCTGCATAGTATAAGTTGGAATGGAGGCTATGACTGATTTAGCAAGGCAAACCCTTCCTGCTAGGTTCAACATGTTCATCTTCCAAGAGCCCATCTTCCGTTGAATATTCTCTAGGAGGAAATCAAAGCTTCTCCGTTGAACACGACCTCCTTTGAGAGGGAAGCCCAAGTATTTACCCAGGTCGTTGACGAAGGGGATAGGAGCAATATTAGAGATCTCCGCTTTAACATCCTCAGCAACACCCTTTGAAGTGATAGCTTTGGATTTACTCACGTTAATCTTGAGGCCAGAGTTATCACAAAAGGATTTCATAGTGGAAGCAAGAAGATTAACCTGATTTCTTGAAGCTTGACAAAAAAGCAACACGTCATCAGCAAAGAAGAGATGAGAGATTGGCGGGCCATCTCTAGATATCCTTATTGGCTTCCACACTCCATCATCTAccaagctctgaatagaaaccGATAGACGCTCCATGCAAAGGACAAAAAGATAAGGTGATAGAGGATCTCCTTGTCGAAGCCCTCTCCCCGGCTTAAACTTTGGTAGACGCGAGCCATTCCAAAGGATTGAAATTTGAGAGGAGGAGACACAACACATAATGAGCCGGATCATGGGTTCCGGGAACCTAAAATACTCCAACGTCTCCTTTAAGAAATCCCAGGAGACACTATCGTATGCCTTCTCCAGATCAATTTTGAAGGCCACCTTACCACTCTTAGCTGTAGAGTGTGCCATGTGATGAATAATTTCTTGAGCAAGGACGGCATTATCCATCGTTCCTCTCCCCGGGATGAAGCTGTTCTGCATTGGACCAATCAAATCATGCAGGAATGGCCGCAGCCTATTGACCAACACTTTGGTGATCAACTTGTAAGTAACATTGCACAAACTTATAGGTCGGAATTCTTTGACAGTAGTGGGGTGATCAACTTTTGGGATTAAGACCACCAGAATTTCCATGAGTTCTTCCTCAACCACTCCGCCCTGAAATGCATCTCTCACCATCTTCCACAAGGTGTCACCAACATGGTTCCAATATTTCTTATAAAAGAATGGCTGGAAGCCATCCGGACCAGGAGCTGTGTAAGATTTCATGCTCATTAGGGCCT from Lotus japonicus ecotype B-129 chromosome 2, LjGifu_v1.2 includes:
- the LOC130738370 gene encoding gibberellin 20 oxidase 1-like; the encoded protein is MTIEGITTTKSIPQPAKNHKEDEGPLGFDASLLRHQLDLPKQFIWPDSEKPCMTVPELVVPLIDLGGFLSGDPIATKEAARLVGEACGKHGFFLVANHGIEAELISHAHSYMNDFFEIPLSQKHRAQRKAGEHCGYASSFTGRFSSKLPWKETLSFQFSAEENSPPIVKDYLHNTLGEEFEHFGNVYQEYCEAMSNLSLGIMELLGLSLGVEKSCFREFFEENRSIMRLNYYPPCQKPDLTLGTGPHCDPTSLTILHQDQVGGLQVFVDNQWHSISPNFNAFVVNIGDTFMALSNGRYKSCLHRAVVNSKTPRKSLAFFLCPKGDKVITPPSELVDDLTPRTYPDFTWPMLLEFTQKHYRADMKTLEAFTNWLQQNRT